A region from the Kribbella shirazensis genome encodes:
- a CDS encoding sigma-70 family RNA polymerase sigma factor: MDGAWVAVVVRAQVGEREAVAELVRGWHGAVWGYVRQMLGRDDLADDVSQEVWLAVVRGLPRLKEPERFAAWLFTIARRSVVNQLRGRYADQPRTVSYDEPDLADHVVDRVDVRRLVGSVPVLEREVLVLFHLEDLSLEECAEVLAVPVGTVKSRLHRARRLLREVAG; the protein is encoded by the coding sequence GTGGACGGTGCGTGGGTGGCGGTGGTGGTGCGGGCTCAGGTGGGGGAGCGGGAGGCGGTTGCGGAGCTTGTTCGCGGGTGGCACGGCGCGGTCTGGGGGTACGTGCGGCAGATGCTCGGCCGCGACGACCTGGCTGATGACGTGTCGCAGGAGGTCTGGCTGGCCGTCGTACGTGGGCTACCCCGGCTGAAGGAGCCGGAGCGGTTCGCCGCTTGGTTGTTCACCATCGCTCGGCGCAGCGTGGTCAACCAGTTGCGGGGGCGGTACGCCGACCAACCGCGCACGGTGTCGTACGACGAACCTGACCTGGCCGACCACGTGGTCGATCGGGTCGACGTACGGCGGCTCGTCGGCAGCGTGCCTGTGCTGGAACGAGAGGTGCTCGTGCTGTTCCACCTGGAGGACCTGAGCCTGGAAGAGTGCGCCGAGGTACTTGCCGTGCCGGTAGGAACGGTCAAGTCCCGCCTGCACCGTGCGCGCCGACTGCTGCGGGAGGTGGCGGGATGA
- a CDS encoding phosphotransferase — MRENSQLLAWAAAAIGRQVLDIHPLHADQGPWRLVVAHRPDQYVLRAPTPRVDASMIATGATALQVAEQHGLPAPRLVAADLAGEQAGVPASLETLVPGTTTWSVGTPASLQAAGAALARLHGVCMRPQEHLPFRPRPIAVDDFATDRRTGRMPTTPLLQEADQVVIAHGLPTEEPVYLHGDVWPGNLVWNNGGVAALIDWKTAGVGASGVDLSELRKQVAITFGPDAPAHVLSGWQQATGRRAEHVAYWDAVAALNTPTTLTDWGTTNATARRNAFLTQALEHLT, encoded by the coding sequence GTGAGGGAAAACAGCCAGCTGCTCGCCTGGGCCGCCGCCGCGATCGGCCGCCAGGTTCTCGACATCCATCCACTGCACGCCGACCAGGGCCCGTGGCGTCTCGTCGTCGCTCATCGGCCGGACCAGTACGTCTTGCGGGCGCCGACACCGCGCGTCGACGCGTCCATGATCGCTACCGGCGCCACCGCACTACAGGTGGCCGAACAGCACGGCCTGCCCGCACCGCGCCTGGTGGCCGCGGATCTTGCAGGCGAGCAGGCCGGCGTACCCGCGTCTCTGGAGACCCTCGTTCCCGGTACGACGACCTGGTCTGTCGGAACGCCCGCCAGCCTCCAGGCCGCCGGAGCCGCGCTGGCTCGGCTGCACGGTGTTTGCATGCGCCCGCAGGAGCACCTGCCGTTCCGCCCGCGCCCTATAGCCGTGGACGACTTCGCGACCGACCGGCGTACGGGCCGCATGCCGACCACACCCCTGCTCCAGGAGGCCGACCAGGTCGTCATTGCTCACGGGCTGCCGACTGAGGAGCCTGTCTACCTGCACGGCGACGTCTGGCCCGGCAACCTCGTCTGGAACAACGGCGGGGTCGCAGCACTCATCGACTGGAAGACCGCCGGAGTAGGTGCCTCCGGAGTCGACCTCTCCGAGCTCCGCAAACAGGTAGCCATCACGTTCGGCCCGGACGCCCCCGCCCACGTCCTCAGCGGCTGGCAACAAGCCACCGGACGCAGGGCCGAGCACGTCGCCTACTGGGACGCCGTAGCCGCGCTCAACACCCCAACCACCCTGACCGACTGGGGCACCACCAACGCCACCGCCCGCCGCAACGCCTTCCTCACCCAGGCCCTCGAACACCTCACCTGA
- a CDS encoding class I SAM-dependent methyltransferase: MRDEAVCILCAARGSLRRRFDKDGYGIAECLTCGLVQLQPTPTPETLRALYETDSYFDGVGSGYSEYESQEEEYLATFREDVRRIAEFVPSGKVLEVGCGYGYFLQCALEAGYDAYGIDLSPTAIKWASERLPDRVFCGLLEEVPQIQKQQYDVIFGSHLIEHLTEPAAFLESAARLLRPGGVIVLVTPNIRSLLSRASGRRWVSYKIPEHVSYYDPRTITDLLDRTGFSVRAVDSAYQYYALPFVAKRVRELLHPVSRLVPPIERLSGLRTRHIRVTSGSMRVVAVR, translated from the coding sequence ATGCGTGACGAAGCAGTATGCATTCTGTGTGCGGCGCGCGGATCCCTCCGCCGACGCTTCGACAAGGACGGGTACGGCATCGCCGAGTGCCTGACCTGCGGGCTCGTACAGCTTCAGCCGACGCCGACTCCGGAAACGCTCCGTGCTCTCTACGAGACGGACTCCTACTTCGACGGCGTAGGCTCCGGCTACTCGGAGTACGAGAGCCAGGAGGAGGAGTACCTCGCGACCTTCCGTGAGGACGTCCGCCGGATCGCCGAGTTCGTCCCGTCCGGCAAGGTGCTGGAGGTGGGCTGCGGGTACGGCTACTTCCTGCAGTGCGCCCTAGAGGCCGGGTACGACGCCTACGGCATCGATCTCTCGCCGACGGCGATCAAGTGGGCGTCGGAGCGACTGCCGGACCGGGTCTTCTGCGGCTTGCTGGAGGAGGTTCCGCAGATCCAGAAGCAGCAGTACGACGTGATCTTCGGATCGCACCTCATCGAGCACCTCACCGAACCGGCCGCGTTCCTCGAGAGCGCCGCCCGCCTGCTCCGGCCGGGCGGTGTCATCGTCCTGGTGACACCCAACATCAGAAGCCTGCTGTCGCGGGCGTCCGGCCGGCGGTGGGTCTCGTACAAGATCCCCGAGCACGTCAGCTACTACGATCCGCGCACGATCACCGATCTCCTGGACCGCACAGGCTTCTCCGTCCGTGCCGTCGACAGCGCCTACCAGTACTACGCTCTCCCGTTCGTGGCCAAGCGCGTACGCGAACTCCTGCACCCCGTCTCGCGCCTGGTCCCACCCATAGAACGCCTTTCCGGCCTGCGCACTCGCCATATCCGTGTCACCAGCGGCTCGATGCGAGTGGTCGCCGTCCGCTAG
- a CDS encoding response regulator, which yields MTTRVVIADDQALVRTGFHMILTARGIDVVGEAADGAEAVDAVRRLQPDVVLMDIRMPTMDGLEATRRILSTPTECRVLILTTFDLDRYVYAALAAGASGFLLKDVTPEHLAAAVRLVTTGDALLAPSITRRLVERFATPAAAQPALHRDLSVLTPRELEVLTLMGQGLSNAEIATALTLSEATVKTHAARIFAKLTLRDRSQAVVLAYETGLVTPGDR from the coding sequence GTGACGACCCGGGTCGTGATCGCGGACGACCAGGCACTGGTGCGCACCGGATTCCACATGATCCTCACGGCGCGCGGCATCGACGTCGTCGGCGAGGCCGCAGACGGCGCCGAGGCAGTGGACGCCGTACGACGACTGCAGCCGGACGTTGTGCTGATGGACATCCGCATGCCGACGATGGACGGTCTGGAAGCCACCCGCCGCATCCTGTCCACTCCGACCGAGTGCCGCGTCCTCATCCTCACGACCTTCGACCTGGACCGGTACGTGTACGCCGCCCTGGCCGCAGGCGCCAGCGGCTTCCTCCTGAAGGACGTGACCCCCGAACACCTGGCCGCGGCCGTCCGCCTCGTCACCACCGGCGACGCCCTCCTGGCACCCTCCATCACGCGCCGCCTCGTCGAACGCTTCGCAACCCCCGCAGCCGCCCAGCCCGCCCTCCACCGCGACCTGTCCGTCCTGACCCCGCGAGAACTGGAGGTCCTCACCTTGATGGGCCAGGGCCTGTCGAACGCCGAGATCGCCACCGCGCTCACCCTCAGCGAGGCCACCGTCAAGACACACGCCGCCCGGATCTTCGCCAAACTGACCCTCCGGGACCGCTCCCAAGCCGTCGTGCTCGCCTACGAGACCGGACTGGTGACCCCTGGAGATCGGTGA
- a CDS encoding sensor histidine kinase yields MWFLVALLGVLAALLAFAYVRARRAHTRALEERGWLLERERATAAQSAVDAERARIAHDLHDIVSHNVSVMVIQTGAARQVLATEPEQAEAALLAVEAAGRDTMAELRHLLGLLAPKASGEDDDALSPQPSLTRLTELIDRIAFAGLPVEVRISGDPCPLPAGVDATAYRIIQEALTNALKHGDGVKAEVAVRYSSHALRVEVLNTGPSVLTGGRPPAPDGDGRGLLGLKQRVAVYGGQLDARRRIGGGFRVRAKLPLERP; encoded by the coding sequence ATGTGGTTCCTTGTCGCGCTCCTGGGCGTGCTCGCTGCTCTGCTCGCGTTCGCCTACGTGCGGGCGCGGCGTGCCCACACCCGGGCGCTGGAGGAACGCGGGTGGTTGCTGGAACGCGAACGGGCAACAGCCGCCCAGAGCGCAGTCGACGCCGAGCGAGCCCGCATAGCTCACGATCTGCACGACATCGTGAGCCACAACGTCAGTGTCATGGTCATTCAGACCGGTGCGGCTCGGCAGGTGCTGGCAACTGAGCCGGAGCAGGCTGAGGCGGCGCTGCTCGCAGTAGAGGCCGCAGGTCGCGACACCATGGCTGAGCTGCGTCATCTGCTCGGCCTGCTCGCACCGAAGGCTTCAGGTGAGGACGACGACGCCCTGTCGCCGCAGCCGAGTCTGACTCGCCTGACGGAGCTGATCGACCGCATCGCGTTTGCTGGTCTACCTGTCGAAGTACGGATCTCTGGGGACCCCTGTCCGCTCCCGGCCGGCGTCGACGCCACGGCGTACCGCATCATCCAGGAGGCCCTCACGAATGCTCTGAAACACGGCGACGGCGTGAAGGCGGAGGTGGCAGTCCGCTACAGCTCTCACGCGCTGCGGGTCGAAGTACTCAACACAGGCCCGAGCGTCCTGACCGGCGGCCGCCCGCCCGCACCGGACGGGGACGGTCGCGGTCTGCTCGGTCTGAAACAACGAGTCGCTGTGTACGGCGGCCAGCTCGACGCACGCCGACGCATCGGTGGCGGCTTCCGCGTCCGCGCCAAGCTGCCCCTGGAACGCCCGTGA
- a CDS encoding ABC transporter ATP-binding protein, which produces MTDDNGQAVVQLTAVHKEYGESVALDGVSLEIQAGEAVAVMGPSGSGKSTLLSMVAGLDRPTSGSIVVHGDDLGTLDEKGLALFRRRRIGMIFQFFNLLDDLSALDNVALAAQLTGTSAPHARKRALELFEELGIAGRRNTYPAQLSGGERQRVAVARALMNRPAILLADEPTGALDTRAGEQVMDLLLDLNQIGQTLLLVTHDQQLATRCAGRVIDFVDGQIAGERSLERTP; this is translated from the coding sequence ATGACGGACGACAACGGACAGGCGGTCGTACAGCTCACCGCAGTACACAAGGAGTACGGCGAATCAGTCGCACTCGACGGAGTATCGCTGGAGATCCAGGCCGGTGAGGCGGTCGCCGTCATGGGACCGTCCGGTAGCGGCAAGTCGACACTGCTCAGCATGGTCGCCGGACTGGACCGGCCGACATCGGGATCCATCGTGGTGCACGGCGACGACCTGGGCACGCTGGACGAGAAGGGGCTGGCCCTGTTCCGCCGCCGGCGGATCGGGATGATCTTTCAGTTCTTCAACCTGCTGGACGACCTGTCCGCGCTCGACAACGTCGCCTTGGCCGCACAGCTCACCGGTACGTCGGCCCCGCACGCACGGAAGCGCGCACTCGAGCTCTTCGAGGAGCTGGGCATCGCAGGCCGCCGCAACACGTACCCGGCCCAGCTGAGCGGTGGTGAACGTCAACGCGTCGCAGTCGCCCGCGCACTGATGAACCGTCCGGCGATTCTCCTGGCTGACGAACCGACCGGCGCGCTCGACACGAGAGCGGGCGAACAGGTGATGGACCTGCTGCTCGACCTCAACCAGATCGGTCAGACGCTCCTGCTGGTGACACACGACCAGCAGCTCGCGACACGCTGCGCCGGCCGCGTCATCGACTTCGTCGACGGACAGATCGCCGGCGAACGCAGTCTGGAGCGTACGCCGTGA
- a CDS encoding FtsX-like permease family protein, which translates to MSAVWPVARAAVRRRRVQTVVIAVVVLLSTSMIVVALGLLAASSGPFDRAYAKQSGAQLTASYDRTKVSDAQLTAAARSAAAVGGPFAQTTLELSGSPMAESLVTVGRADPGGAVDRLNVWKGRWANKAGEIVLNRNPTDSSGRGTLQLNETVTAGGQTFTVVGFAYSVSQSADAWVTPEQMNALHPTSTQMLYRFTHAATNAEVTAGQQAVTAGLQGNALIGTQSYLALRALVAGEPNTFVPFLMMFGWLGLAVAVLIVANVVSGAVVAGFKHIGVLKALGFTPTQVMTVYLGMVSIPAVIGCAGGVVLGNVLATSLLTRAFENYGAGGIGAPIWVDVAALLGVPALVALSALVPALRARGLSAAQAISAGSAPRAGRGLRAQRWLSGTRLPRPISLGLGLPFARPGRTALTLAAVVLGVTSVTLAVGLGKSLTTYQTAASRSDAVDLTIFAGPNGAEAREPGGPPGAKLTDAEDEAVLRSAPGVTSVAASANLTMRLAGTQTDLRVSFYRGDYEQLGYRMLAGRWFDGPGQVVVSERFLRQRGLAVGDTITLQSQGKTVRAQIVGKAMYNSGDEVLSNWATLAQIAPALRANLYEVNVKPGTDLNAVMQAVKAKDSGLEEVPGQDPGTFVAVVLATVVLLTLMLGTVAALGVFNTVVLNTRERRRDLGMLKSIGMTPAQVTVMVVTSMTALGAIGGLLGIPLGIVAHRVVVPAMANGAQVEFPDFMLDVYPASLLALLVAAGMLIAAAGAYFPARNAARATIAQVLHNE; encoded by the coding sequence GTGAGCGCCGTCTGGCCCGTGGCGCGAGCCGCGGTACGACGGCGACGCGTGCAGACCGTGGTGATCGCCGTGGTCGTACTGCTGTCCACCTCGATGATCGTGGTCGCACTGGGCCTGCTGGCGGCGTCCAGCGGCCCGTTCGATCGCGCCTACGCAAAGCAGAGCGGTGCGCAATTGACCGCGTCGTACGACCGGACGAAGGTCAGCGACGCGCAGCTGACCGCGGCAGCGCGGAGTGCGGCGGCTGTTGGCGGTCCGTTCGCCCAGACGACGCTGGAACTCAGCGGGTCACCGATGGCGGAGTCGCTGGTAACGGTGGGGCGCGCTGATCCAGGGGGCGCCGTGGACCGGCTCAACGTGTGGAAGGGCCGCTGGGCGAACAAGGCGGGCGAGATCGTCCTCAACAGGAATCCGACCGACAGCAGCGGTCGCGGAACGCTACAACTGAACGAAACAGTCACGGCCGGCGGGCAGACGTTCACAGTCGTCGGGTTCGCCTACAGCGTGAGTCAGTCGGCGGATGCCTGGGTGACGCCGGAGCAGATGAACGCGCTGCACCCGACCTCGACGCAGATGCTCTACCGCTTCACCCACGCTGCCACCAATGCAGAGGTGACAGCCGGGCAGCAGGCCGTCACTGCTGGGCTGCAGGGCAACGCCTTGATCGGCACGCAGTCCTACCTCGCGCTGCGCGCACTGGTCGCCGGCGAGCCGAACACGTTCGTACCGTTCCTGATGATGTTCGGATGGCTTGGGCTCGCAGTCGCCGTACTGATCGTGGCAAACGTCGTCAGCGGCGCCGTGGTTGCAGGGTTCAAGCACATCGGAGTACTGAAGGCCCTGGGGTTCACACCGACGCAGGTCATGACGGTGTACCTCGGAATGGTGTCGATCCCGGCTGTCATCGGGTGTGCTGGTGGTGTTGTCCTGGGCAACGTGCTCGCCACCTCCTTGCTGACAAGGGCTTTCGAGAACTACGGCGCCGGCGGTATAGGTGCCCCGATCTGGGTCGACGTGGCCGCGCTCCTCGGCGTACCTGCCCTTGTTGCTCTGTCGGCGTTGGTACCGGCGTTGCGGGCCCGCGGTCTGTCCGCGGCGCAGGCGATCAGTGCGGGAAGCGCACCGCGAGCCGGACGAGGGCTCCGGGCACAGCGCTGGCTCAGCGGGACCCGGCTGCCACGGCCGATCAGTCTGGGACTGGGACTGCCTTTTGCTCGTCCCGGGCGTACGGCGTTGACGCTGGCGGCTGTGGTGCTCGGCGTCACCAGCGTGACGTTGGCGGTCGGATTGGGGAAGTCGTTGACGACGTACCAGACCGCTGCGAGCCGGAGCGATGCAGTCGACCTGACGATCTTCGCGGGACCGAACGGAGCCGAGGCGAGAGAGCCGGGAGGACCTCCGGGCGCGAAGCTGACCGATGCTGAGGACGAGGCGGTACTGCGTTCCGCACCTGGTGTCACCTCCGTGGCAGCAAGCGCGAACCTGACGATGCGGCTCGCCGGAACGCAGACGGACCTCCGCGTGTCGTTCTACCGAGGCGACTACGAGCAGCTCGGTTACCGGATGCTGGCCGGCCGGTGGTTCGACGGTCCGGGGCAGGTGGTCGTGTCGGAGCGCTTCCTGCGGCAGCGTGGCCTGGCCGTCGGTGACACGATCACACTGCAGTCGCAGGGCAAGACCGTACGGGCGCAGATCGTCGGGAAGGCGATGTACAACTCCGGTGACGAGGTGCTGTCCAACTGGGCGACGCTGGCGCAGATAGCACCTGCGCTGCGGGCGAACCTCTACGAGGTCAACGTAAAGCCCGGGACGGACCTGAACGCGGTCATGCAGGCAGTGAAGGCGAAGGACTCCGGGCTGGAGGAGGTTCCGGGCCAGGACCCCGGCACCTTCGTGGCCGTCGTGCTCGCGACCGTAGTACTGCTGACGCTGATGCTGGGAACCGTCGCAGCACTCGGTGTGTTCAACACCGTCGTACTGAACACCCGCGAACGGCGACGCGACCTGGGAATGCTCAAGTCGATTGGCATGACCCCAGCACAGGTGACCGTGATGGTCGTGACGTCGATGACCGCCCTCGGCGCGATCGGCGGCCTCCTGGGCATCCCCTTGGGCATCGTCGCCCACCGCGTGGTCGTCCCAGCGATGGCCAACGGTGCCCAGGTGGAGTTCCCTGACTTCATGCTCGACGTCTACCCCGCCTCGCTCCTCGCACTTCTGGTCGCGGCCGGCATGCTGATCGCCGCCGCCGGGGCTTACTTCCCCGCGCGCAACGCCGCCCGAGCCACCATCGCCCAGGTCCTGCACAACGAATAA
- a CDS encoding class I SAM-dependent methyltransferase, whose translation MDQVVAGNRAVWEQASTKHVREYDELLEEAQGDGVLFPREKELLAPVLAKQPLVVHFQSGHGLDDVALVKAGARRVVSVDYSSVAAGAAQRRARELDVDCRYVVAEVPGVPVRDASADLVYTGKGALIWMRDIDAWAQDVARVVRPGGHLFVYESHPAVPLWSWDQDEPRIRPDRSYFAKSHINDTFPANGAQEWQWTLGQVVTAISNAGLQLQVLEEYPEPFWRPQDDTSAAAWSGRLPNSYALLAQRPL comes from the coding sequence ATGGACCAGGTGGTGGCGGGTAATCGGGCGGTGTGGGAACAGGCTTCAACGAAGCACGTGCGGGAGTACGACGAGTTGCTCGAGGAGGCTCAGGGTGACGGGGTCCTGTTCCCGCGGGAGAAGGAACTGCTGGCGCCTGTGCTGGCGAAGCAGCCGTTAGTAGTGCACTTCCAGAGCGGGCACGGGCTGGATGACGTCGCCCTGGTGAAGGCAGGTGCTCGCCGCGTCGTGAGCGTGGACTACAGCTCAGTGGCGGCTGGTGCAGCACAGAGACGGGCTCGCGAGCTGGATGTGGATTGCCGGTACGTCGTGGCGGAAGTGCCCGGCGTACCGGTCCGGGACGCGTCAGCGGACCTCGTGTACACCGGCAAGGGCGCACTGATCTGGATGCGCGACATCGACGCGTGGGCGCAGGATGTGGCACGGGTGGTGCGACCGGGTGGGCACCTGTTCGTGTACGAGTCCCACCCGGCCGTACCGCTGTGGAGCTGGGACCAGGACGAACCACGTATCCGCCCGGACCGCAGCTACTTCGCCAAGTCACACATCAACGACACGTTCCCCGCCAACGGCGCGCAGGAGTGGCAGTGGACGCTCGGCCAGGTCGTCACCGCGATCAGCAACGCCGGCCTCCAGCTACAGGTCCTGGAGGAGTACCCAGAACCGTTCTGGCGCCCGCAGGACGACACCAGCGCGGCAGCATGGTCCGGCCGACTCCCGAACTCCTACGCGCTACTGGCGCAGAGGCCCCTATAG
- a CDS encoding nitroreductase/quinone reductase family protein produces the protein MHSFHETREKRILNDFTAQLIDEFTANAGHVGGAFENSRLLLLTTTGARTGQPRTAILGYYPDGDRVLVVGSAGGSPKHPAWYHNLLANPEVNVDLGLFSYPAKAVVLRGAERDEVFARLVEADPGWGDYQQRTTRALPVVALVQQPGPPPGAERGFAEALKTIHAAFRRELSLIRHEVATSGTLGAQLRINCLTVCQGLHYHHTGESTGLFPALLAQHPELADVIAVLQAEHDQIAVLLAELEKLVSTDLLDQVDELIAQLNAHLDREEEALLPYL, from the coding sequence CTGCATTCCTTTCACGAGACCAGAGAGAAGCGAATCCTGAACGATTTCACCGCACAACTCATCGACGAGTTCACGGCGAACGCCGGCCACGTCGGCGGGGCTTTCGAGAACTCACGGTTGTTGCTCCTGACAACCACCGGCGCGCGGACCGGGCAACCGCGCACGGCGATCCTCGGCTACTACCCGGACGGCGACCGCGTGCTGGTCGTCGGCTCGGCCGGCGGTTCGCCGAAGCATCCCGCCTGGTACCACAACCTGCTCGCGAACCCTGAGGTCAACGTCGACCTGGGCCTGTTCAGCTATCCGGCGAAGGCCGTCGTACTGCGGGGCGCCGAGCGCGACGAGGTGTTCGCGCGACTCGTCGAGGCCGACCCCGGGTGGGGGGACTACCAGCAGCGCACCACTCGGGCCCTCCCGGTCGTCGCATTGGTCCAGCAACCAGGGCCACCGCCCGGCGCGGAGCGTGGCTTCGCCGAGGCCTTGAAGACCATCCACGCGGCGTTCCGTCGCGAGCTGTCGTTGATTCGGCACGAGGTGGCGACGTCGGGCACCCTGGGCGCCCAGCTCCGCATCAACTGCCTGACGGTCTGCCAGGGCCTCCACTACCACCACACCGGCGAGTCAACCGGCCTCTTCCCGGCGCTGCTCGCACAGCACCCCGAGCTGGCCGACGTGATCGCAGTACTGCAGGCAGAGCACGACCAGATCGCAGTACTGCTCGCTGAACTGGAGAAGCTCGTCAGTACTGACCTACTCGACCAGGTGGACGAGCTGATCGCTCAGCTCAACGCCCACCTGGACCGCGAGGAGGAGGCGCTCCTGCCTTATCTATAG
- a CDS encoding TetR/AcrR family transcriptional regulator — MSLPDRLVQAGVELLEEDGLAELTLRAIARRTGVSHGAPRRYFPTHNALLAAIAATGLTDLADRLTAKSEGSPEEQLVEAAHRYLRFAAERPGMFDLIFRHDLLAGAGGNLRATSLPLFATFVDLVAQLHPTDAELRATALWTNLHGLATLRATNALELLGTTDLEPILRYVVRAHLT; from the coding sequence GTGTCGCTGCCCGATCGCCTCGTCCAGGCCGGGGTCGAACTCCTCGAGGAGGACGGCCTCGCCGAGCTCACCCTGCGCGCGATCGCCCGCCGTACCGGCGTCTCGCACGGCGCGCCGCGGCGCTACTTCCCTACGCACAACGCCCTGCTGGCCGCGATCGCCGCGACCGGGCTGACCGACCTGGCCGACCGCCTCACAGCGAAGTCCGAGGGATCGCCCGAGGAGCAGCTGGTCGAGGCCGCGCACCGCTACCTGCGGTTCGCGGCCGAGCGCCCCGGCATGTTCGACCTGATCTTCCGCCACGACCTCCTGGCCGGCGCCGGCGGCAACCTGCGCGCGACGTCACTCCCGCTGTTCGCCACCTTCGTCGACCTGGTCGCCCAACTCCACCCGACCGATGCCGAACTCCGCGCCACCGCCCTGTGGACAAACCTCCACGGCCTGGCCACCCTCCGCGCGACGAACGCCCTGGAGCTCCTCGGTACGACGGATCTCGAGCCCATCCTCCGGTACGTCGTCCGAGCACATCTCACGTAG
- a CDS encoding carbohydrate ABC transporter permease — MTSATLPAATAATAAKPSVLRPGRILLYVVLTVGAILMITPFVWMLLTAFKSNLEIAKFSWLPSELRWRNFVEAMQTAPFLTYFRNSLFIAVGETLFTLAVCTTAGYALAKLPLRGGKALLNYFIVLLLVPFQIILVPLFLIVKSIPLFGGNNILGQGGIGWLNSWWGLIIPLGAAPLFTFLARQFYVSLPDQLAQAARVDGLGEFGIFWRIMTPLIKPALITIAVFQIEAAWNGFLWPLMITTSDDMRPLQLGLAIFSQNPAEIQWPYLMAGTALATLPMIVLFVFAQKRFVEGMANVGIKG; from the coding sequence ATGACTAGCGCAACCCTGCCCGCCGCGACCGCCGCGACCGCCGCGAAGCCGTCGGTACTGCGGCCCGGCCGGATCCTGCTGTACGTCGTCCTCACCGTCGGCGCGATCCTGATGATCACGCCGTTCGTCTGGATGCTGCTGACCGCGTTCAAGAGCAATCTGGAGATCGCGAAGTTCAGCTGGCTGCCCTCGGAGCTGCGCTGGCGGAACTTCGTCGAGGCGATGCAGACCGCGCCGTTCCTGACGTACTTCCGGAACAGCCTGTTCATCGCGGTCGGCGAGACCCTGTTCACGCTGGCGGTCTGCACGACGGCCGGGTACGCGCTGGCGAAGCTGCCGTTGCGCGGCGGGAAGGCCCTGCTGAACTACTTCATCGTGCTGCTGCTCGTGCCGTTCCAGATCATCCTGGTGCCGTTGTTCCTGATCGTGAAGTCGATCCCGCTGTTCGGCGGCAACAACATCCTCGGCCAGGGCGGGATCGGCTGGCTGAACTCGTGGTGGGGCCTGATCATCCCGCTCGGCGCGGCACCGCTGTTCACGTTCCTGGCGCGGCAGTTCTACGTCTCGCTGCCGGACCAGCTGGCGCAGGCCGCCCGGGTGGACGGGCTCGGCGAGTTCGGCATCTTCTGGCGGATCATGACGCCGCTGATCAAGCCGGCGCTGATCACGATCGCGGTGTTCCAGATCGAGGCCGCCTGGAACGGATTCCTCTGGCCGCTGATGATCACCACGTCGGACGACATGCGGCCGCTGCAGCTCGGGCTGGCGATCTTCTCCCAGAACCCGGCGGAGATCCAGTGGCCGTACCTGATGGCCGGTACGGCGCTGGCGACGCTGCCGATGATCGTGCTGTTCGTGTTCGCCCAGAAGAGGTTCGTCGAAGGAATGGCGAACGTGGGCATCAAGGGCTGA